The following are encoded together in the Pelodiscus sinensis isolate JC-2024 chromosome 22, ASM4963464v1, whole genome shotgun sequence genome:
- the BSPRY gene encoding B box and SPRY domain-containing protein — protein sequence MAQEGTGPPLGAEPVGRSPAGAAGGGRAEPGGRCPEHGLERGWFCAAHRQPVCAQCAQLGGCRGHRLTALEEKAAELRNQLVDRCEKLQLQSAAITKYMAEVLPGKNQSALSAASGAREVVVQRLILVRSMCENEEQRLLEKVHVEEERAHQSILTQRAHWTESLQKLTALRTYLVDMITNLNDHGLVLAEQEIFERTEAADGILEPQESEKLNFNQKCVQSPLLHQLWASAVLSCATGLEEVHIDERTVSPLLALSEDKRTLAFSPKRAKPCPDCPERFDHWPNAVGAKAFHRGTHAWRVSVDKSCAYKLGISSSSLQRKGPGNAARLGYNPFSWVFSRYDKEFRFSHNSHHQVVELVKCPTQVGVVVDLDGGEVLFYDPTACVILHSHREVFTEPIYPAFAVAHQSISLVQ from the exons ATGGCGCAGGAGGGGAcggggccgcccctgggcgcggAGCCGGTGGGCCGGAGCCCGGCGGGGGCAGCTGGCGGCGGGCGGGCGGAGCCCGGGGGGCGCTGCCCGGAGCACGGGCTGGAGCGGGGCTGGTTCTGCGCCGCCCACCGCCAGCCCGTCTGCGCCCAGTGcgcccagctgggcggctgccGCGGCCACCGGCTCACGGCGCTGGAGGAGAAGGCTGCGGAGCTGCGG AATCAGCTCGTGGATCGGTGTGAGAAGCTCCAGCTGCAGAGTGCTGCCATCACCAAATACATGGCCGAGGTGCTGCCCGGGAAGAACCAAAGTGCTCTG AGTGCGGCCAGCGGGGCCCGGGAAGTGGTGGTCCAGAGACTGATCCTTGTGAGAAGCATGTGTGAGAATGAAGAGCAGCGACTGCTGGAGAAGGTGCACgtggaggaggagagggctcACCAGAGCATCCTGACCCAGCGAGCTCACTGGACCGAGTCCCTGCAGAAACTCACTGCTCTCCGGACCTACCTAGTAGACATGATCACCAACCTCAATGACCATGGCCTGGTG CTCGCAGAGCAGGAGATCTTCGAGAG GACAGAGGCAGCTGATGGAATCCTGGAGCCTCAGGAGTCGGAGAAGTTAAACTTTAATCAGAAATGTGTTCAGAGTCCATTACTGCACCAGCTGTGGGCCTCTGCTGTTCTCAGCTGTGCCACAG GTTTGGAAGAGGTTCACATAGATGAAAGAACCgtcagccccctgctggccctgtccGAAGACAAGCGAACCTTGGCCTTCAGCCCCAAGAGGGCGAAGCCCTGTCCAGACTGCCCAGAGCGCTTCGACCACTGGCCCAACGCCGTGGGCGCGAAGGCCTTCCACAGAGGGACCCACGCCTGGAGGGTCAGCGTGGACAAGAGCTGTGCATACAAGCTGGGCATTtcttccagctccctgcagcgCAAAGGGCCTGGCAACGCGGCCCGGCTGGGCTATAATCCCTTCTCCTGGGTGTTCTCCCGCTACGATAAGGAGTTCCGCTTCTCACACAACAGCCACCATCAGGTGGTGGAGCTAGTCAAGTGCCCCACGCAGGTGGGGGTGGTGGTCGACTTGGACGGGGGAGAAGTGCTGTTCTACGACCCCACTGCCTGCGTCATCCTCCACTCGCACCGGGAGGTCTTCACTGAGCCCATCTACCCCGCCTTTGCTGTGGCCCACCAGAGCATCTCACTTGTTCAGTGA
- the HDHD3 gene encoding haloacid dehalogenase-like hydrolase domain-containing protein 3 has translation MLRLRLLTWDVKDTLLRLRHPIGENYSALAQVHGVQVRPEALTKSFHQAYKAQSKHFPNYGLSKGLSSKQWWADVVKQTFRLAGVHEDRLLTSIAESLYREYCSAQTWELLPGARETLGQCRQLGIRMAVISNFDMRLEKILSHCNLRHHFDFVLTSEEAGFAKPDLRIFQRALHISGVAPQQAAHVGDSYVKDYRAARDAGMHSFLLTAAGCANRWEREVPKEHVLPSLTHLLSVIGKG, from the coding sequence atgctccggctccggctcctgACGTGGGACGTGAAGGACACGCTGCTCCGGCTCCGGCACCCAATAGGGGAGAATTACTCTGCTCTGGCCCAGGTTCACGGAGTCCAGGTGCGGCCGGAGGCTCTCACTAAGTCTTTCCATCAGGCTTACAAAGCCCAGAGCAAGCACTTCCCCAACTATGGCCTGAGCAAGGGGCTCAGCTCCAAGCAGTGGTGGGCAGACGTGGTCAAACAGACCTTCAGACTCGCTGGCGTCCATGAGGACAGGCTCCTCACCTCCATTGCGGAAAGTCTCTATCGGGAGTACTGCAGTGCCCAGACCTGGGAGCTGCTACCAGGTGCCAGGGAGACTCTGGGGCAGTGCCGCCAGCTGGGCATCCGCATGGCCGTAATCTCCAACTTCGACATGCGGCTGGAGAAGATTCTGTCTCACTGCAACCTCAGGCATCATTTTGACTTTGTCTTGACCTCGGAGGAGGCTGGCTTCGCCAAGCCAGACCTGCGGATTTTTCAGAGGGCTCTACACATTTCTGGGGTCGCCCCCCAGCAGGCGGCTCATGTGGGGGACAGTTATGTGAAGGACTATAGGGCAGCCCGAGATGCGGGCATGCACAGCTTCCTGCTCACAGCGGCGGGGTGTGCAAACAGGTGGGAGCGAGAGGTACCAAAGGAGCATGTGCTGCCTTCGCTTACCCACCTGCTGTCTGTTATCGGGAAGGGTTAA
- the ALAD gene encoding delta-aminolevulinic acid dehydratase isoform X2, producing MQAQAVLHSGYFHPVLRAWQTSATVFDASNLIYPIFVTYGVSKLEGMLRPLVAEGLKCVLIFGVPTALPKDERGSAADSEDTPAIQAIKKIRSSFPELLIACDVCLCPYTSHGHCGILRKDGTIQNEASCQRLAEVSLAYAKAGCHIVAPSDMMDGRVAAMKEALISHGMGNKVSVMSYSAKFASCFYGPFRDAALSKPAFGDRRCYQLPPGARGLALRAVDRDVQEGADMLMVKPGMPYLDLVRDVKAKHPTHPLAVYHVSGEFAMLWHGAQAGAFNLKAAVMEVMTGFRRAGADIIITYYVPQLLKWLKEEQA from the exons ATGCAGGCCCAGGCTGTGCTCCACAGCGGCTACTTCCACCCTGTGCTGCGCGCCTGGCAGACTTCGGCCACGGTCTTCGATGCCTCGAACCTCATCTACCCCATCTTTGTCac GTACGGAGTCAGCAAGCTGGAGGGGATGCTCCGCCCCCTGGTGGCCGAGGGGCTGAAGTGCGTGCTCATCTTCGGGGTCCCCACTGCACTCCCCAAG GATGAAAGGGGCTCGGCTGCCGACTCCGAGGACACCCCGGCCATCCAGGCCATAAAGAAGATCCgctcctccttcccagagctgctgATTGCCTGTGACGTCTGCCTGTGTCCCTACACCTCTCACGGGCACTGCG GGATCCTGCGGAAGGACGGCACCATCCAGAACGAGGCCAGCTGCCAGCGGCTGGCAGAAGTGTCGCTAGCCTATGCCAAAGCAG GATGCCACATTGTGGCCCCCTCGGACATGATGGACGGCCGCGTGGCAGCCATGAAAGAGGCTCTGATCTCCCATGGCATGGGCAACAAG GTCTCCGTGATGAGCTACAGTGCCAAGTTTGCTTCCTGTTTCTATGGCCCTTTCAG AGATGCTGCGCTGTCCAAACCTGCGTTCGGAGACCGACGATGTTACCAGCttcccccgggcgcccggggcctGGCCCTGCGAGCTGTG GACCGGGACGTGCAGGAGGGAGCAGACATGCTGATGGTGAAGCCGGGGATGCCCTACCTTGACCTCGTGAGAGACGTCAAGGCCAAA CATCCCACCCACCCGCTGGCGGTTTACCACGTCTCGGGGGAGTTTGCCATGCTGTGGCACGGAGCACAGGCAGGGGCCTTCAACCTAAAGGCTGCCGTCATGGAGGTGATGACGGGGTTCAGGCGAGCAG GAGCTGACATCATCATCACCTACTACGTGCCCCAGCTCCTGAAGTGGCTGAAGGAGGAACAGGCATGA
- the ALAD gene encoding delta-aminolevulinic acid dehydratase isoform X1, whose translation MQAQAVLHSGYFHPVLRAWQTSATVFDASNLIYPIFVTDMPDAVEPIASLPGQARYGVSKLEGMLRPLVAEGLKCVLIFGVPTALPKDERGSAADSEDTPAIQAIKKIRSSFPELLIACDVCLCPYTSHGHCGILRKDGTIQNEASCQRLAEVSLAYAKAGCHIVAPSDMMDGRVAAMKEALISHGMGNKVSVMSYSAKFASCFYGPFRDAALSKPAFGDRRCYQLPPGARGLALRAVDRDVQEGADMLMVKPGMPYLDLVRDVKAKHPTHPLAVYHVSGEFAMLWHGAQAGAFNLKAAVMEVMTGFRRAGADIIITYYVPQLLKWLKEEQA comes from the exons ATGCAGGCCCAGGCTGTGCTCCACAGCGGCTACTTCCACCCTGTGCTGCGCGCCTGGCAGACTTCGGCCACGGTCTTCGATGCCTCGAACCTCATCTACCCCATCTTTGTCac GGACATGCCCGATGCAGTGGAGCCGATTGCCAGCCTCCCTGGACAGGCCAG GTACGGAGTCAGCAAGCTGGAGGGGATGCTCCGCCCCCTGGTGGCCGAGGGGCTGAAGTGCGTGCTCATCTTCGGGGTCCCCACTGCACTCCCCAAG GATGAAAGGGGCTCGGCTGCCGACTCCGAGGACACCCCGGCCATCCAGGCCATAAAGAAGATCCgctcctccttcccagagctgctgATTGCCTGTGACGTCTGCCTGTGTCCCTACACCTCTCACGGGCACTGCG GGATCCTGCGGAAGGACGGCACCATCCAGAACGAGGCCAGCTGCCAGCGGCTGGCAGAAGTGTCGCTAGCCTATGCCAAAGCAG GATGCCACATTGTGGCCCCCTCGGACATGATGGACGGCCGCGTGGCAGCCATGAAAGAGGCTCTGATCTCCCATGGCATGGGCAACAAG GTCTCCGTGATGAGCTACAGTGCCAAGTTTGCTTCCTGTTTCTATGGCCCTTTCAG AGATGCTGCGCTGTCCAAACCTGCGTTCGGAGACCGACGATGTTACCAGCttcccccgggcgcccggggcctGGCCCTGCGAGCTGTG GACCGGGACGTGCAGGAGGGAGCAGACATGCTGATGGTGAAGCCGGGGATGCCCTACCTTGACCTCGTGAGAGACGTCAAGGCCAAA CATCCCACCCACCCGCTGGCGGTTTACCACGTCTCGGGGGAGTTTGCCATGCTGTGGCACGGAGCACAGGCAGGGGCCTTCAACCTAAAGGCTGCCGTCATGGAGGTGATGACGGGGTTCAGGCGAGCAG GAGCTGACATCATCATCACCTACTACGTGCCCCAGCTCCTGAAGTGGCTGAAGGAGGAACAGGCATGA
- the ALAD gene encoding delta-aminolevulinic acid dehydratase isoform X3, which produces MQAQAVLHSGYFHPVLRAWQTSATVFDASNLIYPIFVTDMPDAVEPIASLPGQARYGVSKLEGMLRPLVAEGLKCVLIFGVPTALPKDERGSAADSEDTPAIQAIKKIRSSFPELLIACDVCLCPYTSHGHCGILRKDGTIQNEASCQRLAEVSLAYAKAGCHIVAPSDMMDGRVAAMKEALISHGMGNKVSVMSYSAKFASCFYGPFRDAALSKPAFGDRRCYQLPPGARGLALRAVDRDVQEGADMLMVKPGMPYLDLVRDVKAKELTSSSPTTCPSS; this is translated from the exons ATGCAGGCCCAGGCTGTGCTCCACAGCGGCTACTTCCACCCTGTGCTGCGCGCCTGGCAGACTTCGGCCACGGTCTTCGATGCCTCGAACCTCATCTACCCCATCTTTGTCac GGACATGCCCGATGCAGTGGAGCCGATTGCCAGCCTCCCTGGACAGGCCAG GTACGGAGTCAGCAAGCTGGAGGGGATGCTCCGCCCCCTGGTGGCCGAGGGGCTGAAGTGCGTGCTCATCTTCGGGGTCCCCACTGCACTCCCCAAG GATGAAAGGGGCTCGGCTGCCGACTCCGAGGACACCCCGGCCATCCAGGCCATAAAGAAGATCCgctcctccttcccagagctgctgATTGCCTGTGACGTCTGCCTGTGTCCCTACACCTCTCACGGGCACTGCG GGATCCTGCGGAAGGACGGCACCATCCAGAACGAGGCCAGCTGCCAGCGGCTGGCAGAAGTGTCGCTAGCCTATGCCAAAGCAG GATGCCACATTGTGGCCCCCTCGGACATGATGGACGGCCGCGTGGCAGCCATGAAAGAGGCTCTGATCTCCCATGGCATGGGCAACAAG GTCTCCGTGATGAGCTACAGTGCCAAGTTTGCTTCCTGTTTCTATGGCCCTTTCAG AGATGCTGCGCTGTCCAAACCTGCGTTCGGAGACCGACGATGTTACCAGCttcccccgggcgcccggggcctGGCCCTGCGAGCTGTG GACCGGGACGTGCAGGAGGGAGCAGACATGCTGATGGTGAAGCCGGGGATGCCCTACCTTGACCTCGTGAGAGACGTCAAGGCCAAA GAGCTGACATCATCATCACCTACTACGTGCCCCAGCTCCTGA
- the LOC102448793 gene encoding ficolin-1-like, with product MSGWYTIYPQNCHAMKVLCDMDTDGGGWIVFQKRADGSVDFFCDWKSYKNGFGSLLSDFWLGNDNIHLLTSLGTNELRIDLCDFDGHYEYAKYSSFKIAGEADNYQLNLGAFVNGTAGDSLTEHNGMMFTTKDHDNDLSITNCATLSKGAWWYKDCHKSNLNGLYLKGVHESYVDGVNWSSGKGHKYSYRLSEMKIRPV from the exons ATGAGCGGCTGGTACACCATCTACCCCCAAAATTGTCACGCCATGAAAGTGCTGTGTGACATGGACACGGATGGTGGAGGATGGATT GTGTTCCAGAAACGGGCGGACGGCTCCGTGGATTTTTTCTGTGACTGGAAGTCGTACAAAAATGGTTTTGGCAGCCTGCTTTCAGATTTCTGGCTGGGGAATGACAACATCCACCTGTTGACGTCCCTTG GAACCAATGAGCTTCGCATTGATCTATGTGATTTTGACGGCCACTATGAATATGCCAAATACTCGTCATTCAAAATTGCAGGAGAGGCTGACAACTATCAGCTGAACCTTGGAGCCTTTGTTAATGGCACGGCAG GGGATTCCTTAACCGAACACAACGGCATGATGTTTACAACCAAAGACCATGACAACGACTTGTCCATCACTAACTGTGCTACATTGTCTAAAGGGGCCTGGTGGTACAAGGATTGTCATAAATCCAATCTGAATGGATTATACCTGAAAGGAGTCCATGAAAGTTATGTTGATGGGGTGAACTGGTCTTCAGGGAAAGGGCATAAGTACTCCTACAGGCTGTCCGAGATGAAAATTAGGCCTGTGTAG